In the Hordeum vulgare subsp. vulgare chromosome 7H, MorexV3_pseudomolecules_assembly, whole genome shotgun sequence genome, one interval contains:
- the LOC123407411 gene encoding disease resistance protein PIK6-NP-like has translation MDLAMAAMGSLLPKLVELLHGEYKLQKGVKRDVEFLEREMRSIDVALRKLAMVPRDKLNDNAKIWADRVRELSYEMEDLVDNFSVRVEDSDLDSSKRFMKKVSNLFKKGKTQHQIAEAIKDIKEQVQEVTDRRDRYKIDDVEESLAATTSIDPRLMTQFKDHRELVGIEEVRDELIKRLIDGDDCRSKQELKILSIFGFGGLGKTTLARAVYDKIQVGFEWKAFISVGQNPNLKNVLIGILFRLDEASCSNAKMLDEGLLIEKLRGLLANKRYHHPF, from the coding sequence ATGGACCTTGCGATGGCAGCCATGGGCTCCCTTCTTCCCAAGCTAGTCGAGCTCCTCCATGGAGAATACAAGCTGCAAAAGGGTGTGAAGAGAGATGTAGAGTTTCTCGAGAGGGAGATGAGGAGCATAGACGTTGCCCTCCGTAAATTGGCCATGGTGCCCCGTGACAAGCTCAATGACAACGCCAAGATCTGGGCAGATCGAGTCCGGGAGCTGTCGTATGAGATGGAGGATCTCGTCGACAACTTCTCGGTGCGCGTCGAGGACTCAGATCTCGATAGTTCCAAGAGATTTATGAAGAAGGTGTCCAATTTGTTCAAAAAAGGCAAGACCCAACACCAGATCGCCGAGGCGATCAAAGACATCAAGGAGCAGGTCCAGGAGGTGACGGATCGACGTGACAGGTACAAGATTGATGATGTTGAGGAAAGTCTAGCTGCTACAACCAGCATTGACCCTCGGCTGATGACTCAGTTCAAAGATCACAGAGAGCTTGTTGGCATCGAGGAGGTAAGGGACGAGCTAATTAAGAGGCTGATAGATGGAGATGATTGTAGGTCCAAGCAGGAGCTCAAGATACTCTCAATCTTTGGATTTGGAGGTCTTGGCAAGACAACTCTTGCGAGAGCAGTTTACGACAAGATACAAGTAGGATTTGAATGGAAGGCTTTTATTTCGGTGGGCCAGAATCCTAACTTGAAGAATGTTCTCATAGGTATTCTCTTCCGACTTGACGAAGCCTCTTGTTCTAATGCAAAAATGTTGGATGAGGGGCTGCTCATTGAAAAACTCAGAGGACTGCTTGCGAACAAGAGGTATCACCATCCATTCTAA
- the LOC123409360 gene encoding disease resistance protein RGA5-like, with protein sequence TDNGLVWVYDSIGFGYEDNKEVDNTRKILLYSYHDLPYYPRLCLLHLSIYPEDYEIKKHTLIWKWVAEGYVHEELGKGLFEIGERYFNMLIDRSMIQAVEKPYHSIIYACRVHDLVLDMIHFLSNEKSFVNVLNSNRTLTSPHRLAIQNEVVELDRYVANTSMQHVRSYNATLCRFGMLPLLSNFKALRVLDLEDCTFIGRSCVKPEDSPFHLKHLGRLTHLRYLGLSSQFWLWGPPFIELPKEIGGLKFLQVLDLSRTCILELPQSVGQLTKLKCLRFDGPSMGVLDWTNLTSLEDLRLSRVSSDFLKELGKLTELREFWITFDECDNMVFTDLMGSLGNLKKLQVIYVDQGSRHDKPWSSYEGSMNLGHLRHLILNSPFPGLPVWVNSSCLPKLCHLSMHLQATESHHMDIFGRFSELVTLHIRSLDCIVFPGAMDEDAFPKLRHLHLQYDVQPIFRRGAMPNLEFLRLSIKSWTSDVDFLIMETPYCYRAAAWTFLAWRTSLVLRKLMLTFILSLHWESTCRNQMHR encoded by the coding sequence ACCGACAACGGACTGGTCTGGGTCTATGACTCTATTGGTTTTGGGTATGAAGACAACAAAGAAGTTGATAACACAAGAAAGATATTGCTATATAGCTACCATGATCTTCCGTATTATCCACGGCTTTGTTTATTGCACCTAAGCATATACCCTGAAGATTATGAGATCAAAAAACACACTTTAATATGGAAATGGGTAGCTGAAGGATATGTCCATGAGGAACTAGGAAAAGGGTTATTTGAGATTGGAGAGAGATACTTCAACATGCTCATAGATAGAAGCATGATCCAGGCAGTGGAGAAGCCATATCACAGCATAATATATGCTTGTCGTGTGCACGATTTGGTACTTGATATGATTCATTTTCTGTCCAATGAAAAAAGTTTTGTTAATGTACTGAACAGTAACAGGACACTCACCTCTCCGCATAGGTTAGCCATACAAAATGAAGTTGTAGAGCTTGATAGATATGTGGCTAACACGAGCATGCAACACGTGAGGTCATATAATGCCACCTTGTGTCGATTTGGTATGTTGCCATTGCTTTCAAACTTTAAAGCTCTACGTGTGTTGGATTTAGAAGACTGCACTTTTATAGGAAGAAGTTGTGTGAAGCCGGAAGATTCTCCTTTTCATCTTAAGCATCTTGGGAGGTTGACTCACCTGAGGTACCTTGGGCTCTCGAGCCAATTTTGGTTATGGGGCCCACCTTTTATTGAGTTGCCTAAAGAAATAGGTGGCCTAAAGTTTTTGCAGGTGCTGGACTTGAGCAGAACTTGCATATTAGAACTGCCTCAAAGTGTTGGTCAGCTAACAAAACTGAAGTGTCTGCGCTTTGACGGTCCTAGCATGGGGGTGTTGGACTGGACGAACCTAACGTCTCTAGAAGACCTGCGATTGAGTCGTGTCAGTTCGGACTTTCTGAAAGAGTTGGGCAAACTGACAGAGCTGAGAGAGTTTTGGATAACATTTGATGAGTGTGATAATATGGTGTTCACAGATTTGATGGGCTCTCTTGGCAACTTGAAAAAACTTCAAGTCATATATGTTGATCAAGGATCACGGCATGATAAGCCGTGGTCCAGTTATGAAGGCTCTATGAACCTTGGGCACCTCCGTCATCTAATACTGAATAGCCCGTTTCCTGGGTTGCCAGTGTGGGTTAACTCTTCGTGCCTCCCGAAACTCTGTCACTTGTCTATGCATCTGCAGGCTACAGAATCTCATCACATGGATATCTTTGGGAGGTTCTCAGAGCTCGTTACTCTGCACATTCGCTCCCTTGATTGCATTGTTTTTCCTGGCGCCATGGATGAGGATGCATTCCCCAAGTTGAGACATTTGCACTTGCAATATGATGTACAACCCATATTTCGACGGGGAGCAATGCCCAACCTTGAGTTTCTTCGGTTATCTATCAAGTCATGGACCAGTGATGTGGACTTCCTTATAATGGAAACTCCGTACTGTTACAGGGCAGCGGCGTGGACTTTCCTAGCTTGGAGAACCTCCCTCGTCTTGAGAAAATTGATGTTGACTTTCATATTATCCCTGCATTGGGAATCGACCTGTCGCAATCAAATGCATCGTTGA